One window of the Candidatus Chryseobacterium colombiense genome contains the following:
- a CDS encoding Crp/Fnr family transcriptional regulator → MIISEDLLIAFGGEYETYPANTVIFSEGSQPKYYFQIVNGNVELNNYHEDGKEFTQNILSDGQSFGESLLFGDQPYPMNAIATTECYILKLSKSDFLTLISQNKEVASNMFKCLSDRLYYKYLMLFSITSANPTYKIRALMDYVKGYNSSAIPQHSFQVPFTRRQMANLTGLRIETVIRTIKKMEKEKILKIENRKIYY, encoded by the coding sequence ATGATTATCAGTGAAGATCTTTTAATAGCTTTCGGCGGCGAATACGAGACCTATCCTGCTAATACAGTCATATTTAGTGAAGGAAGCCAGCCGAAGTATTATTTTCAAATTGTGAATGGTAATGTTGAATTAAACAATTACCATGAAGATGGAAAAGAATTTACCCAAAATATTCTTTCAGACGGTCAAAGTTTTGGTGAATCTCTCCTGTTTGGGGATCAACCTTATCCTATGAACGCTATAGCCACTACAGAGTGCTACATTCTGAAACTTTCAAAATCAGATTTCCTTACCCTGATCAGTCAAAATAAAGAAGTTGCTTCCAATATGTTTAAATGCCTATCAGACAGGCTGTATTATAAATATCTTATGCTGTTTAGCATTACATCTGCGAATCCTACATATAAAATCAGAGCACTCATGGATTATGTAAAGGGATATAATTCTTCTGCCATTCCCCAACATTCATTTCAGGTTCCTTTTACCCGCCGTCAAATGGCTAACTTGACAGGTCTAAGAATAGAAACGGTGATCCGAACGATTAAGAAAATGGAAAAGGAAAAGATTTTAAAAATAGAAAACAGAAAAATATATTATTAG
- a CDS encoding lmo0937 family membrane protein, with product MRSILWLVAVICIAVWLLGMLGVIPGISTGYLVHILLVIAIIVVLYNIITGRKPLD from the coding sequence ATGAGAAGTATATTATGGTTAGTCGCGGTCATTTGTATTGCTGTATGGCTTTTAGGTATGTTAGGGGTAATACCGGGGATAAGTACGGGATATTTGGTACATATATTACTGGTAATTGCCATAATTGTGGTTTTATATAATATTATTACGGGGAGAAAACCTCTGGATTAA
- a CDS encoding response regulator, with protein sequence MPKKIIRNLQFGIGLSLLILIASSMASYWSIQKQMNHRENLSKSRLAITAVKDVLVSLLDAETGNRGYQLTGREDFLEPYKRGMREYPKAMVRAESLGLDDKNQLERLKSLKVSVNQVTDNLKYLVEQRRRGSIMTQQQIVTGKDYMDQCRKIVNDFVQYEESQLEIKNKDLNRSSNTTVLFILFSAIAAVVVTTFFYIKMRADLIKRDKLERMLKEKDQEMTRRVSAIQKIANRVANGNYTEKVIDNAGGDLGDLAESLNYMTESLKNSFEKINKSDWRQKGLALLNESLVGNKSVKEVSNRALKQLIEYGKCINGSLYLYDEGALKLNNAFGLEANMKKSFEPGEGMVGQAFITSKTQVYNNLHEDDFVVTFASSTIKIYGIILLPIFADGHIIGILELGSTSNFEEDRITYFEECCINIGIALNAAKGREKEQQLLEETQAQSEELMVQHSELENLNTELEAQTQKLQASEEELKVQQEELMQANVELEERSRLLEEKNHLIAERNNEIQKKVEELALSTKYKSEFLANMSHELRTPLNSILLLSRLMAENPDKNLNEDQVESAKVIQSSGTSLLTLIDEILDLAKIESGKMTLEYQDVYIEDVVKDLKNLFNPVFQEKRLPFKIQIEPDVQKIIEGDRLRIDQVLRNLLSNALKFTTQGSIDLHIRNHSEKPGFIIFSVKDTGVGIAKDKQKIIFEAFQQADGSTKRKFGGTGLGLSISREIAKLLGGELILQSELNKGSEFSFIIPVNAIAENRLIETENNLVEIIREDVEEIQHILDETGIDTSQVNKLEIPEDVEDDRENIKDGDKVILIIEDDINFAKALLKYAHLQDYKAVVVVRGDHGPSAAQKFQPHAILLDVQLPVKDGWKVMDELKSHTDTKHIPVHMMSVLHVKKESLLKGAVDFISKPVALDKMTDVFRKIEDALKKGPQKVLIVEENAKHASALSYYLSNFNISLSVEHNVEDSVNALTSNHVDCVILDIGDLKGNKYQVIESIKSYEGLENLPIIIFTEHNLSKEEELKIKQYADSIVVKTAHSYQRILDEVGLFLHLVEEKNSSIENTRGRVLGSLTEVLSGKKVLVTDDDVRNIFSLTKALEKYKVDVIVAMDGKHALQQLRDNPDIDVILMDMMMPEMDGYESIMEIRKIPAFKKLPIIAVTAKSMIGDREKCLNAGASDYISKPVDIDQLLSLLRVWLYES encoded by the coding sequence ATGCCAAAAAAAATTATACGAAATCTCCAGTTTGGAATAGGCCTTTCATTGTTGATTTTAATAGCCAGTTCAATGGCTTCCTACTGGAGCATCCAGAAACAGATGAATCATCGTGAAAATCTTTCTAAAAGCAGGCTTGCAATAACAGCAGTGAAAGATGTTCTGGTATCTTTACTGGATGCAGAAACCGGAAACCGTGGATATCAGCTAACCGGAAGAGAAGATTTTCTTGAACCTTACAAACGTGGGATGAGAGAATATCCTAAAGCTATGGTTCGTGCAGAATCTTTGGGGCTGGATGATAAGAACCAGCTGGAAAGACTTAAAAGTTTAAAAGTTTCAGTTAATCAGGTAACAGATAATCTGAAATATCTGGTTGAGCAGAGACGAAGAGGCAGTATCATGACTCAGCAGCAAATTGTTACTGGGAAAGATTATATGGATCAGTGCCGTAAAATTGTCAATGATTTTGTACAGTATGAAGAAAGTCAGCTTGAAATTAAAAATAAAGACTTAAACCGTTCATCCAATACCACGGTTCTTTTTATTCTTTTTTCCGCTATAGCCGCTGTGGTGGTTACTACATTCTTCTATATTAAAATGAGAGCAGATCTTATCAAAAGAGATAAGCTGGAAAGAATGCTCAAGGAGAAAGATCAGGAAATGACACGCCGTGTAAGTGCTATCCAAAAGATTGCCAATAGAGTAGCTAATGGTAATTATACCGAAAAAGTTATTGATAATGCAGGAGGAGACCTTGGAGATCTTGCAGAATCTCTTAATTATATGACAGAATCTCTAAAAAATTCTTTTGAAAAAATTAATAAAAGTGACTGGAGACAGAAGGGGCTTGCTTTGCTCAATGAATCTCTTGTTGGAAACAAATCGGTGAAAGAAGTCTCCAATAGAGCTTTAAAGCAGTTGATAGAGTATGGAAAATGTATCAATGGTTCTTTGTATTTGTATGACGAAGGAGCTTTAAAGCTTAACAATGCATTTGGATTGGAAGCCAACATGAAAAAAAGCTTCGAGCCCGGAGAAGGAATGGTTGGCCAAGCTTTTATTACCTCCAAAACTCAGGTTTATAACAATCTTCACGAAGATGATTTTGTCGTAACTTTCGCCAGCAGTACCATCAAAATCTACGGAATTATATTGCTCCCTATTTTTGCAGACGGTCATATAATAGGTATTTTGGAGCTTGGATCTACTTCTAATTTTGAAGAGGATAGAATTACTTATTTTGAGGAATGTTGCATCAATATCGGAATTGCTTTAAATGCAGCGAAAGGGAGAGAGAAAGAACAACAGCTGTTGGAAGAAACCCAGGCTCAGTCTGAAGAGCTTATGGTTCAGCATTCCGAGCTGGAGAATCTGAATACGGAATTGGAAGCACAGACTCAGAAACTTCAGGCTTCGGAAGAGGAATTAAAAGTACAGCAGGAAGAACTGATGCAGGCAAATGTCGAGCTGGAAGAACGCTCAAGATTGCTGGAAGAAAAAAATCATCTGATTGCAGAACGTAATAATGAAATTCAGAAAAAAGTAGAGGAGTTGGCTTTAAGCACCAAGTACAAATCTGAGTTCTTGGCGAATATGTCACATGAATTGCGTACTCCTCTGAATTCGATCCTCCTTTTATCAAGATTAATGGCTGAAAATCCGGATAAAAACCTCAATGAAGACCAGGTAGAATCAGCGAAGGTTATTCAGAGTTCGGGAACAAGTTTATTAACCTTGATTGATGAAATTCTTGATTTAGCTAAAATAGAATCCGGTAAGATGACTCTTGAGTATCAGGATGTATATATTGAAGATGTGGTTAAAGATTTAAAAAATCTTTTCAATCCGGTATTTCAGGAAAAACGTCTTCCGTTTAAAATTCAGATTGAACCCGATGTTCAAAAGATTATTGAGGGAGACCGCCTTCGTATCGATCAGGTATTAAGAAATCTGTTGTCCAATGCTTTAAAATTTACAACCCAGGGAAGTATTGATTTACATATCAGAAACCATTCTGAAAAGCCCGGGTTTATCATTTTCTCGGTGAAAGATACAGGAGTAGGGATCGCAAAAGATAAGCAGAAAATTATCTTTGAGGCATTCCAACAGGCGGATGGATCTACAAAAAGAAAATTCGGAGGCACCGGATTAGGACTATCAATAAGCCGCGAAATCGCAAAACTTCTTGGAGGTGAACTTATCTTGCAGAGTGAGCTTAATAAAGGAAGTGAATTCAGCTTTATTATTCCGGTAAATGCCATCGCTGAAAACAGACTAATTGAAACAGAAAATAATCTGGTAGAAATTATCCGTGAGGACGTTGAAGAAATTCAACATATACTTGATGAAACAGGAATAGACACGTCACAGGTAAATAAGCTGGAAATTCCGGAAGATGTTGAGGATGACAGAGAAAATATTAAGGATGGGGACAAAGTAATTCTGATTATCGAAGATGATATCAATTTTGCGAAAGCTTTATTGAAATATGCCCATTTACAGGATTACAAAGCAGTTGTTGTGGTAAGAGGAGACCATGGGCCTTCAGCTGCTCAGAAGTTTCAGCCACATGCCATTTTATTGGATGTTCAGCTTCCTGTAAAAGACGGATGGAAGGTTATGGATGAGCTAAAATCTCATACAGACACCAAACATATTCCGGTACATATGATGTCTGTTCTGCATGTTAAAAAAGAAAGCCTCCTGAAAGGTGCGGTCGATTTCATCAGCAAGCCGGTAGCTCTTGATAAAATGACCGATGTATTTAGAAAAATCGAAGATGCTTTAAAAAAAGGTCCTCAAAAAGTTCTCATCGTAGAGGAAAATGCCAAACATGCCAGTGCATTGTCTTATTATCTGAGTAATTTTAATATTTCCTTATCTGTAGAGCATAATGTGGAGGACAGTGTAAATGCGTTGACTTCCAATCATGTTGATTGCGTGATTCTGGATATCGGAGATTTAAAAGGAAACAAATACCAGGTAATAGAATCCATAAAAAGTTATGAGGGGCTGGAAAATCTTCCGATTATTATTTTTACAGAACATAATTTATCAAAGGAAGAAGAACTGAAAATCAAGCAATATGCTGATTCTATTGTTGTAAAAACAGCACACTCTTACCAGAGAATCTTAGATGAGGTAGGATTATTTTTACATTTGGTAGAAGAGAAAAACAGTTCTATTGAGAATACCAGAGGAAGAGTTTTAGGATCTCTTACAGAAGTGTTAAGTGGAAAAAAAGTTCTCGTCACGGATGATGATGTAAGAAATATTTTTTCTTTGACTAAAGCGCTGGAAAAATATAAAGTGGATGTTATTGTAGCTATGGACGGAAAACATGCCCTTCAGCAGCTTCGTGACAATCCTGATATAGATGTTATTTTGATGGATATGATGATGCCTGAAATGGATGGTTATGAATCTATCATGGAAATCAGGAAAATACCGGCATTCAAAAAGTTGCCTATTATCGCAGTGACTGCTAAATCGATGATTGGAGACCGTGAAAAATGTCTTAATGCAGGTGCTTCAGATTATATTTCCAAACCGGTAGATATTGATCAGCTTTTGTCATTACTGCGTGTATGGCTGTATGAAAGTTAA
- a CDS encoding low affinity iron permease family protein — MKKNFFDKFADQAAYFAGSPAAFIGASVLVIIWAVTGPFFKFSEVWQMVINTGTTIVTFLMVFLIQKAQNKDSKAIQIKLNELVAAHENANNRIVDIEDLTEEELDEIHKFYENLRNSRSTNSSEKE, encoded by the coding sequence ATGAAAAAGAATTTTTTTGACAAGTTTGCAGATCAGGCTGCATACTTTGCAGGAAGCCCGGCTGCGTTTATCGGGGCCAGTGTACTGGTAATTATATGGGCTGTTACGGGACCGTTTTTTAAATTTTCCGAAGTTTGGCAAATGGTCATCAATACGGGAACAACCATTGTCACCTTCCTTATGGTATTTCTGATTCAGAAGGCCCAAAATAAAGATTCAAAAGCCATTCAGATTAAATTAAATGAACTTGTTGCGGCACACGAAAACGCTAACAACCGTATTGTGGATATAGAAGATCTAACGGAAGAGGAACTGGATGAGATTCATAAATTTTATGAAAATCTGAGAAATTCCCGCAGTACAAATTCCTCTGAAAAAGAATAA
- a CDS encoding response regulator, translating into MNKKILIVDDDPRNIFALKLTLKARGYAVETCTMVQEALDIMKSEYDFSVILMDMMMPEIDGYEGVRIIRNTSEIKDIPIIAVTAQAMPEDRQKCIEVGANDYISKPIDVDLLLTAIEKLT; encoded by the coding sequence ATGAACAAGAAAATTTTAATAGTGGATGATGATCCACGTAATATATTTGCTTTAAAACTAACCCTTAAAGCACGTGGCTATGCCGTAGAAACCTGCACAATGGTTCAGGAAGCTTTGGATATTATGAAGTCTGAATACGATTTTTCTGTTATTTTGATGGATATGATGATGCCCGAAATAGATGGCTATGAAGGAGTGAGAATCATAAGAAATACTTCTGAGATCAAAGATATTCCCATTATTGCTGTGACTGCACAGGCAATGCCTGAAGACCGTCAGAAGTGTATTGAAGTGGGAGCAAATGACTATATCTCGAAGCCGATTGATGTAGATCTTTTACTAACTGCGATAGAAAAACTTACCTAG
- a CDS encoding chemotaxis protein CheB translates to MESQDTIELIVIGGSAGSLQVIIKMIKNLDDTLDIPIVLVVHRKAQSGDILRTLLEQFTRKPVVEVEDKTEIQNNTIYIVPADYHLLFESKKYMSLDSSEKMNYSRPSIDVTFRSAAEIYGKDMIGILLSGANADGTEGLSYIKKYKGKVWIQDPETAEVDYMPKHAMEEIDYDLIIRPDSLANDINQL, encoded by the coding sequence TTGGAATCACAGGATACCATAGAATTAATTGTTATCGGAGGATCAGCAGGAAGTTTACAGGTCATTATTAAAATGATCAAAAACCTAGATGATACTCTAGATATCCCCATTGTACTGGTTGTTCATCGTAAAGCGCAATCCGGTGATATTTTGCGTACCTTGCTGGAGCAATTTACAAGAAAACCGGTTGTTGAGGTTGAGGATAAAACCGAGATTCAGAATAATACCATATATATTGTTCCTGCAGACTACCATTTGTTGTTTGAAAGCAAGAAATATATGTCATTGGACAGCTCGGAGAAAATGAATTATTCCCGTCCTTCCATTGATGTTACTTTTAGAAGTGCAGCGGAAATTTATGGAAAAGATATGATTGGAATTCTTTTATCGGGTGCTAATGCTGATGGAACTGAAGGATTGAGCTATATAAAAAAGTATAAAGGAAAAGTATGGATCCAGGATCCTGAAACAGCGGAAGTTGATTATATGCCTAAACATGCTATGGAAGAAATTGATTATGATCTCATCATAAGACCGGATAGTTTAGCAAATGATATCAATCAGTTGTAA
- a CDS encoding NUDIX domain-containing protein translates to MKGKIIDKVALISISDKKVLTALSKSKSKLYLPGGKREPNESDIECLKREIKEELNVEIKEDSIRYFDTFEAPADGKNEDILVKMTCYFADYSGTLEASSEIESFEWIGFEDRHRTSAVVALILDRLKALNLISSF, encoded by the coding sequence ATGAAAGGAAAAATTATTGATAAGGTAGCCCTGATCAGCATTTCGGATAAAAAAGTTCTCACTGCACTTTCTAAATCGAAATCAAAACTTTATTTACCGGGTGGCAAAAGAGAACCCAATGAATCTGATATCGAATGCCTGAAAAGGGAAATCAAGGAAGAACTGAACGTAGAAATCAAAGAAGATTCGATCCGTTATTTTGATACCTTTGAAGCTCCAGCTGATGGTAAAAATGAAGATATTCTGGTAAAAATGACGTGTTATTTTGCAGATTATTCAGGTACACTTGAAGCTTCAAGTGAGATAGAATCTTTTGAATGGATTGGCTTTGAAGACCGTCATAGAACATCAGCAGTTGTAGCTCTTATACTAGACCGCTTAAAAGCTTTAAATCTGATCAGCTCTTTTTAA
- a CDS encoding response regulator gives MILIVDDNQSNLYSLQKLLESKDFKVETAGSGEEALGKALKNDYALIILDVQMPDMDGFEVAESLSGYSKTKDIPIIFLSAVNTDKKFITRGYASGAKDYVTKPVDPEILLLKVKTFYNLQEQNIAMKKTQQNLELEVKGRRESQVTMKSQIDHFHLMLESLPQIAFTLNEDGIVDFVNGKWYQYSKNEQDFPESHPDDADIREEFERCKRKGKALELEVRIKNIICLDYRYHLLRVTPVYEEDRIKNWVGTFTDIDDQKKIEKEKDEFLSIASHELKTPLTSIKAYVQLLERKLKLDKDSSEAGFVTKLQGQIEKLNALITDLLDVSKIENGKLKINKKPVNLESVISNAIETIQQTHEERTVKIERQGMKPDILIPLDEIRIEQVLINFLTNAIKYSPHNNQVIITTFVDEEAQEVRVNVTDFGIGIPDFKQDAVFKKFYRVEESSLQFQGMGIGLFICSEIIKQHHGTVGVSSVLNEGSTFYFTLPLN, from the coding sequence ATGATTTTAATTGTTGATGACAATCAAAGTAACCTGTATTCTCTACAAAAATTACTTGAATCTAAGGATTTCAAAGTGGAAACAGCCGGTTCTGGTGAAGAGGCATTGGGTAAAGCTCTAAAAAATGACTATGCCTTAATTATTTTGGATGTTCAGATGCCGGATATGGATGGTTTTGAAGTTGCAGAATCGTTGTCGGGATATAGTAAGACAAAAGACATTCCCATTATTTTTCTGTCTGCTGTAAATACGGATAAAAAATTCATCACGCGTGGTTATGCATCTGGAGCCAAAGACTATGTGACAAAGCCCGTAGATCCGGAAATACTTTTGCTTAAAGTAAAAACTTTCTATAATCTCCAGGAGCAGAATATTGCGATGAAAAAAACGCAACAGAATCTTGAGCTGGAAGTGAAAGGAAGACGGGAATCGCAGGTCACGATGAAATCTCAGATCGATCATTTTCATTTGATGCTTGAATCGCTTCCCCAGATTGCTTTTACACTTAATGAGGACGGAATTGTTGATTTTGTGAATGGTAAATGGTACCAGTATTCAAAAAACGAACAGGATTTTCCTGAAAGTCATCCTGATGATGCGGATATTAGAGAAGAATTTGAAAGATGTAAAAGAAAAGGAAAAGCTCTTGAATTGGAGGTTAGAATTAAAAATATTATTTGTCTTGATTATCGTTATCATTTGTTGAGAGTAACTCCGGTGTATGAGGAAGACCGTATTAAAAATTGGGTCGGAACTTTTACGGATATTGATGATCAGAAGAAGATAGAAAAAGAGAAAGATGAATTCCTGAGTATTGCAAGTCACGAATTAAAAACTCCTTTAACCAGTATCAAAGCTTATGTACAGCTTTTGGAAAGAAAACTGAAGCTTGATAAAGACAGTTCGGAAGCGGGATTTGTGACTAAACTCCAGGGCCAGATTGAAAAATTGAATGCTCTCATTACGGATCTGCTGGATGTTTCCAAAATTGAAAACGGAAAATTAAAGATTAATAAAAAACCGGTAAATCTTGAAAGTGTTATCAGTAATGCTATTGAGACCATACAACAGACCCATGAGGAACGAACAGTGAAGATCGAACGTCAGGGGATGAAGCCGGATATTTTAATTCCTCTGGATGAAATTCGTATAGAGCAGGTACTGATCAATTTCCTGACGAATGCAATCAAATATTCTCCTCATAACAATCAGGTGATTATTACCACTTTTGTAGATGAAGAAGCGCAGGAAGTGAGAGTGAATGTAACCGACTTTGGAATCGGTATTCCGGACTTTAAACAGGATGCCGTATTTAAAAAGTTTTATCGCGTGGAAGAATCTTCACTGCAATTTCAGGGAATGGGAATAGGATTGTTTATCTGTTCTGAAATCATTAAACAACATCATGGAACTGTAGGGGTTTCAAGCGTTTTAAATGAGGGGTCTACCTTTTATTTCACCTTACCATTAAATTAG
- a CDS encoding SDR family oxidoreductase: protein MRELKLANKSVLITGADSGIGKAVALLFAKEGADVAIIYHEDDEGAEKVKMEIEALGRKCILFSGDINDYEFCEETVRKLISEWGKINILINNAGTQFPAEHIHDLEEKNIRKTFDTNIIGMILLTKVIFPYLKEGDCIINTTSAVAYQGHPELLDYAATKGAIVSFTRSLALQAKPKGIRVNAVAPGPVATPLTKETFDEKEEDPGKPPFKRNATPEEVVESFLFLASEGAAQITGQVLHPNGGLIING, encoded by the coding sequence ATGCGAGAATTAAAGTTAGCTAACAAATCGGTTCTTATTACAGGAGCCGACAGTGGAATTGGAAAAGCAGTAGCATTACTTTTTGCAAAAGAAGGTGCCGATGTGGCCATTATTTATCATGAAGATGACGAAGGTGCTGAAAAAGTAAAAATGGAAATTGAAGCCTTAGGAAGAAAATGCATTTTATTTTCAGGAGATATCAATGATTATGAATTTTGTGAAGAGACGGTAAGAAAACTAATTTCTGAATGGGGTAAAATTAATATTCTGATCAATAATGCAGGAACTCAGTTTCCGGCAGAGCATATTCACGATCTGGAAGAGAAAAATATCCGGAAAACATTTGATACCAATATCATTGGGATGATCTTACTGACAAAAGTGATATTCCCGTATTTAAAAGAAGGTGATTGTATTATCAATACAACTTCGGCGGTAGCTTACCAAGGACATCCGGAATTACTTGATTATGCGGCAACAAAAGGGGCAATCGTTTCTTTTACCCGGTCTCTGGCATTACAGGCAAAACCAAAAGGAATAAGAGTAAATGCCGTTGCACCCGGACCTGTGGCAACACCGCTTACCAAGGAAACTTTTGATGAAAAAGAAGAAGATCCCGGAAAACCTCCTTTTAAGAGAAATGCGACACCGGAAGAAGTAGTAGAAAGCTTTTTATTTCTGGCGTCCGAAGGAGCAGCTCAGATCACAGGGCAGGTTCTTCATCCAAACGGAGGCTTGATTATCAACGGCTAA
- a CDS encoding protein-glutamate O-methyltransferase CheR, with amino-acid sequence MLEPNIIKDQEVEYLIHDVYEMYGYDFSGYSRASLKRRMNRICLLDRFTSFAELRYTIMNDPEYITRFVEEVTVNVTEMFRDPLFFKALRENILPQLGTYPLIRIWIAGCSTGEEAYSIAILLKEAGLYHKSLIYGTDLNPSVLETARAGVFPLQQMKQYSENYMLSGGVKDFSTYYTANYDSVRFDKSLQEKLILSTHNLVSDSSFNSFQLIICRNVLIYFDRELQERVFNLFDNSLENLGFLALGAKETLRFSTIEKNYHQVEEQKIWKKIDHH; translated from the coding sequence ATGCTAGAACCGAATATCATAAAAGATCAGGAAGTAGAATACCTCATTCATGATGTCTATGAGATGTATGGCTATGATTTTTCGGGTTACAGCAGAGCTTCTCTTAAAAGAAGAATGAACAGGATATGTCTCTTGGACAGGTTTACCAGCTTCGCCGAACTCAGATATACAATCATGAATGATCCTGAGTATATAACACGTTTTGTGGAAGAAGTTACCGTAAACGTTACAGAAATGTTCAGAGATCCTCTTTTTTTTAAAGCTTTAAGAGAAAACATATTACCCCAGCTTGGAACCTATCCGCTGATCAGAATATGGATTGCCGGATGCTCAACAGGAGAGGAAGCTTATTCTATAGCCATTTTGCTGAAAGAAGCAGGGCTCTATCATAAATCTCTTATTTATGGTACAGACTTGAATCCCTCTGTCTTGGAAACGGCAAGAGCAGGTGTTTTCCCATTGCAGCAGATGAAACAGTATTCTGAGAATTATATGCTTTCGGGAGGAGTTAAAGATTTTTCTACGTATTATACCGCGAATTATGATAGTGTGAGGTTTGACAAAAGTTTACAGGAAAAACTCATTTTGTCTACCCATAATTTGGTTTCGGACAGCTCTTTCAACAGCTTTCAGTTGATTATTTGTAGAAATGTTTTGATTTATTTTGACAGGGAATTGCAGGAAAGAGTTTTCAATCTGTTTGATAACAGTTTGGAAAATTTGGGATTTCTTGCACTGGGAGCAAAAGAAACGCTTAGGTTTTCTACCATTGAAAAGAACTATCATCAGGTCGAGGAACAGAAAATCTGGAAAAAAATTGATCATCATTAA